AGAACGGTCATCAGTATAAACTCGTTGAAAAACAAATCCTTGTTTAGGATTAATTTCATGATAATAAGTTTCTTCAAGTAAAGATTCTTCAGGGAGGTTGTCTTGATCATGTTTATGTGGCGGATAACTAGACCAATTTGCCTGATTTGTATAAACCTCAACAACTAATAAATTTTCACTCGCTTTGTGTGTATCAGGTAAAATATTATGAACATGACGTTGATTATTATATTGACCTCTGTCCTCTACAGAGTTATCTTCAGATTTAATCAATTCAGAAGGTCTTTGTTCATTACAAGGTGCAAAGCAGCAAATTATTTTGATATCGCTTGTGGCTTCTATTTGAACGTGCTTATCTCTCGAAATATATACGCTATCAGTAGGTATACGATCAAAAACAGACTTACGTTGACCTATATTTGAAAATGTTTCTTCTCTATCAGATACATTTGCCGTTCCACTCAACATAACTACGCATAATTCGAGTTCTTTAGTTTCAATAGTGTAGGTATAACCTTTACTAATTTCTACTACGGAAAACCCTATATAATTCAAATCTAATTCAGCCGAACTATAATTATGAACAATAGACACACCTTCAGAAACTTTATTATTTTTAGCTTTTTTTAATAACGTTGACATAAATATCTCTCCTTAAAATTTAGACGTATCATGTCTTGCTGTTACAACTTTTCTATGAGTATAAAATTCGATACTATCTTTACCGTTACAATGTAATGATCCGTAGAATGAAGACTTCCATCCAGAGAATGGGAATATAGCCATTGGTGCTGGAACACCTAAATTAATACCTAACATACCTGCATCAATTGTTTCTCTAAAGTAACGAACAGCTGATGCACTATCAGTGAATAAGCATGCACCATTAGCAAATTCTGATTTATTAGCTAGTTGCACCCCTTCTTTTAAGCCACTAACTTTAACTAAAGATAATACCGGTGCAAATATTTCATCTTGCCAAAGTTTCATATCTGTTGTGACATTTTCAAAGATAGTTGGTTTAACGAAATAACCTTCCTCTAAGTTATCTTCACGCCCATCTAATACTAGGTCTGCACCTTCTTCGATACCTTTATTAACATAATCAATTGTACGTTCTTTATTTTCTTCACGAATTACAGGTCCTAAAAATACGTTATCTTCAAGGCCATTACCAATGACAATTTCTTTACTAGCCTGTACTAATTTTTCTTTAAAGGTATCGTAAACACCTTCTTCTACTGCTACAACGGCAGCTGCCATACATCTTTCACCTGCTGAACCAAATGCTGCTCCAATAATGTCTTTAACAGCTTGATCTAAGTTAGCGTCATTTAATACGATTGTATGGTTTTTAGCGCCTGTTAAACATTGGGCACGTTTTAAATTATCTGTAGCTTTTTTATATACGTATGCCCCCACTGGTTTAGAGCCAACAAAAGAAACACCCTTGATATGTTCATTTTCGCAAATTCCATTCACTACATCGTGTGCACCGTGAACGACATTAAATACACCTTTAGGTAAGCCAGCTTCTTCTAATAAATCAACTAATTTATTTACAAGTAATGGCGTTTTTTCTGAAGGTTTAATAATAAATGTATTACCCATTGCAATGGCCATTGGGAACATCCAACAAGGCACCATCATAGGGAAGTTAAATGGAGTAATACCACCTATTACACCAATTGGATATCTATAGTTTGTTCCTTCGATATTTGTTGCTATACTTGATAAAGAGTCACCCATCATTAGCGAAGGTGCTCCGCATGCAAATTCAACATTTTCGATACCTCTTTGAACTTCACCTAAAGCTTCAGTAAGGTTTTTACCATTCTCCTTAGTAATAATTTCAGCTAGAGTGTTTTTATTTTCGATGAGTAATTGTTGGAATTTAAATAAAATACGTGCTCTTTTAGGAACAGGCACTTCTTTCCATTGTTCAAAACTTTGTTGTGCCACTTCCGCAGCGTAATCCAACTCTTCTCTTGTAGATACTGGAACTTTTGCAATTAGTTCTTTTGTTGCGGGGTTGAAAACATCAATCTCTTCCTTAGCTTTTGATTCTATCCATGAACCATTGATATAATTTTTTAACGTATTTACCATAAAAAATGCCTCCTCCGATTTTTAAGTAATCGCTTACATAAGAAAATAAAAAATAAATTGATGAACTTTTGATTACTTGTTGGTATAATGTTAATTAAATACGGGAGATTTGTCAAATATCATATAGCAAATTTTATTAAAAAGGAGAATTTATTTGAAATCAAAAAGAATACTAGAAGTTGAAAAGTACGTACAGGACAACGAAACTGTTTCAATAGAAGAATTAACTGAAGAATTTAATGTTTCTATCAATACAATTAGAAGAGACATCAACGAATTAGTTAAAAGAAATAGCGTTAAAAAAGTATACGGGGGAGTAAAAAGTACCAATACACAAGAAACACAAGCAATTGATTATTCAGAAAGAAATATTGAAAATTATGAACATAAGAAAAGTATAGGTTACCTAGCTTCACAATATATAAAAGCAAATGATGTAATCTACATAGATACGGGCACTACAACTATTCATATATTAGATAACATCGATGAAAACTTACCATTTACAATTATTACTAATAGTCTAGATGTAATTAACAAAGCTACTAAATTTAATAATGCTTCTCTTTTTATCATCGGTGAAAAATACAAAGCTAGAACTCGTTCATTTACCGGAGTGAAAAGTCAAAGTATTGTAGATAAATTTAATATAAAAAAAGCATTTATGGCTGCAACAGGCGTAAATATTAATAATGGATTAACTAACGCTGAAATTGAAGAAAACTTTATCAAACAAGCAGTTATCAAACAATCCGAAGAAAAATACGTGCTTGTAGATCATTCAAAAATCAATAAATCAACACTGTTAACATACACTGAATTAGCAGATATAGATTATTTAATTACAGATAAGAAGCCGAACAAAGAATTTCTCGAATATTGCCAAAACCATGATGTCACAATAAAAACACCGTAATTTTTGATTAACTATTGGTTGTTTTTTGAATAAATTTTAGTTTTTTGATTGACCCTTTCTCAAAAATGTAATACATTTCTATGTAAGGGCTTACTTTTAAGCGCTTTCATAGAAGGAGGGTTATATATGACACAACTAAAAATTGGTCAAGTTGGGCTTGGAAGATTAGGACGTATACATGCCCAAAACTTATCCAAATATATAATGAATGCTGAATTATTTGCTGTAACTAGTATAGTTCCAGAAGAATTAGACTATGCTAAAAATGAATTAGGCGTTAAACATTGTTATACGTCATATACAGAAATGATTAATAATGATGAATTAGATGCTGTAATTATTGTTTCACCAAGCGGTTTCCATACTGTGCAAATCTCTCAAGCATTAAAGAAAGGGTTACATGTATTTTCCGAAAAGCCTATTGGCATTGATTTAACTACAATCAACGACTTACTTTCAGAATTAGATAATCATCCAAATACAGTATTTCAACTAGGTTTTATGCGTCGCTTTGATGATTCATATTTATATGCTAAAGAGGTTATTGAACGTGGTGACTTAGGAGAAATCACATCAATGCGTTGTTATGGCATTGATCCAAGTGAAGGATTACCAAGCTTTATAAACTTCGCTAAAAATAGTGCAAGTGGTGGCATATTCTTAGATATGTCAATTCACGATATTGATTTAGTAAGATGGTTTACTGAATCAGAATTTTCTACAGTTTATGCGCTTGGTAATAGTTTAGCTGCACCTCAATTAGCAGATTACAATGAGCTTGAAACTGGCGCTTGCTTAGCAACTCTTGAAAATGGCGTCATCGTTTACTTGTTAGCAGGTCGTAATGCTAATCATGGCTATCATGTTGAAACTGAAATAATAGGAACAAAAGGTATGATTCGTATAGGTAACGCACCCGAAAAGAATTTAGTCACAGTTTATGACGATAACGGTGTAATCAGACCCACTTCAACACACTTCCCTGAACGCTTTAAAATAGCCTTTATAAACGAACTTTCAACTTTTGTAAATTCTATTATTAACAACGAAAAACCTACTATTACAGGCAACGACGGGTTAAAAAGTACTGAAGCTGCCATTGCTATGCAAGAATCATTTGAAAAGAATGAAGTAGTAAAATTGGCAGGTGCTCGCATATGACAACAAACATAAAATATGGTTGTGCCCCAATTGCATGGACGAATGATGATTTACCTGAATTAGGCAGTAATAACTCTTTTGAACAATGTATTAGTGAAATTGCCTTATCTGGATATGTTGG
The Staphylococcus kloosii genome window above contains:
- the iolB gene encoding 5-deoxy-glucuronate isomerase, whose product is MSTLLKKAKNNKVSEGVSIVHNYSSAELDLNYIGFSVVEISKGYTYTIETKELELCVVMLSGTANVSDREETFSNIGQRKSVFDRIPTDSVYISRDKHVQIEATSDIKIICCFAPCNEQRPSELIKSEDNSVEDRGQYNNQRHVHNILPDTHKASENLLVVEVYTNQANWSSYPPHKHDQDNLPEESLLEETYYHEINPKQGFVFQRVYTDDRSLDETMAVENQDAVVVPRGYHPVGVPDGYDAYYLNIMAGPKKTWKFNNDKDHEWILNRK
- a CDS encoding CoA-acylating methylmalonate-semialdehyde dehydrogenase, whose product is MVNTLKNYINGSWIESKAKEEIDVFNPATKELIAKVPVSTREELDYAAEVAQQSFEQWKEVPVPKRARILFKFQQLLIENKNTLAEIITKENGKNLTEALGEVQRGIENVEFACGAPSLMMGDSLSSIATNIEGTNYRYPIGVIGGITPFNFPMMVPCWMFPMAIAMGNTFIIKPSEKTPLLVNKLVDLLEEAGLPKGVFNVVHGAHDVVNGICENEHIKGVSFVGSKPVGAYVYKKATDNLKRAQCLTGAKNHTIVLNDANLDQAVKDIIGAAFGSAGERCMAAAVVAVEEGVYDTFKEKLVQASKEIVIGNGLEDNVFLGPVIREENKERTIDYVNKGIEEGADLVLDGREDNLEEGYFVKPTIFENVTTDMKLWQDEIFAPVLSLVKVSGLKEGVQLANKSEFANGACLFTDSASAVRYFRETIDAGMLGINLGVPAPMAIFPFSGWKSSFYGSLHCNGKDSIEFYTHRKVVTARHDTSKF
- a CDS encoding DeoR/GlpR family DNA-binding transcription regulator — protein: MKSKRILEVEKYVQDNETVSIEELTEEFNVSINTIRRDINELVKRNSVKKVYGGVKSTNTQETQAIDYSERNIENYEHKKSIGYLASQYIKANDVIYIDTGTTTIHILDNIDENLPFTIITNSLDVINKATKFNNASLFIIGEKYKARTRSFTGVKSQSIVDKFNIKKAFMAATGVNINNGLTNAEIEENFIKQAVIKQSEEKYVLVDHSKINKSTLLTYTELADIDYLITDKKPNKEFLEYCQNHDVTIKTP
- a CDS encoding Gfo/Idh/MocA family protein — its product is MTQLKIGQVGLGRLGRIHAQNLSKYIMNAELFAVTSIVPEELDYAKNELGVKHCYTSYTEMINNDELDAVIIVSPSGFHTVQISQALKKGLHVFSEKPIGIDLTTINDLLSELDNHPNTVFQLGFMRRFDDSYLYAKEVIERGDLGEITSMRCYGIDPSEGLPSFINFAKNSASGGIFLDMSIHDIDLVRWFTESEFSTVYALGNSLAAPQLADYNELETGACLATLENGVIVYLLAGRNANHGYHVETEIIGTKGMIRIGNAPEKNLVTVYDDNGVIRPTSTHFPERFKIAFINELSTFVNSIINNEKPTITGNDGLKSTEAAIAMQESFEKNEVVKLAGARI